The genomic DNA TGCACATTTTTGTAGAATTACCCGTTGTTCCTGTTTCTCGTGACGTAACCCATCCATCGTTTGTGGAATTCAAAGCGATGTATTCACGTAGAACGATTTGTTGGTCATCTTTATCTGCTGACAGGTCCCGTCCGAGAATCGCCTCAAAATGTTTCTCCAAGCCATCGGATTCAGACATTTTGATCTCCTTGCATAGCGAGAACCCAGCTAGAGCCGTCAAAGGATTGCTGAAGCCGAGTAATTGAAATGGGCGGCGGCAACGCGGTAGTAGACGGCATTATCCGCTAAACCTTCAATGGTGCTTTACGCGCCAGTCCCGTTATGCAAAACGGGAGGGTTGGGCGGACCATTAGTCAGGGGGATTACGGCAGAAAGGCCACAGTACGAGGAAGAGCCCCTGTTTGGGCGGGTACCACATGGGTGAAACCAAGTACGTCCCCTGTCTTACCAAGATTACATGAAATGACACAATATGTCACCAACCCCAAATGCAATAGTGGTTGGAAAAGCGAGCGAATGTGCTGTAGACAACGAAAGTCAGGCACTTGGCACTTTCTTAATGACGAGGGCAGAGAAGGTTGATTCGATGATCTTACGCGCCAACGCTTCCTCCTTCGCCGTGCGTCTTTCATGGGGTGCAGACTGGGGAGCATAAGCCGGGGGCCGGGAAAGGTACAGCGAGGCATCCTGGGAGCGCTGGAAGGCGAGCCGCTGTCCGGGCCAGAGCTTGCCCGGCACCTGGGGGCCAGTGAGGGCAGCACCCGCCGGGCGCTTCGCCACCTCGCCGTTTCGGGCCGGGTGGTCTGCTTGGGCTTCACCCTAGGGGGTGGGCAGCGGTGGGGCCTGCAGGGGGCGCGGCTGGCCCTGTGGCCCTTGGAACGGGAAGCCCGGCTATGTGCCTTGATGGGGCCGCGGTTCGCCCGGTCATTCCAGCGTGCGGTGGTGGCGGCGCTGTAGCGCGGGCGGTCCACCTACCACGCTCGAACATACGGCTTGCAGCGGGCGTTCTCCTCCTTGGCCGGGAAGCGTGGGCGCAAATCGTCGCTCCTTCCAAGATGCTGGAGTGCTGTCATTTGTTGGGGGAGGAAGCGCCTAAGCTTCCCGGTGAAGCGAAGCAGCCCACCTCCTAAGTGTCGCGTTGCTGCTTCGCCATGTACCGGTCATGGGGTGCAGACTGAGGGCATGAGCCGAGGGCCGGGGCGAGTTCAGCGGGGCATCCTGGAAGCCCTGGAGGGTGGGCCGCTGGGGACGGCAGACCTCGCCCGGCACGTAGGGGCCAGGGAGGACAGCACGCGCCGGGCGCTGCGGCGGCTGGCTGCGCGGGGCCGGGTGGTCTGCCTGGGCTTTACCCTAGGCGGCGGGCTGCGTTGGGGCTTGCCGGACATGCGCGCGGCACGGCTGGCCCTGTGGCCCCTGGAACGGGAAGCCAGGCTATGTGCCTTGATGGGGCCGCGCTTCGCCCGGTCATTCCGGCGTGCGGTGGTGGCGGCGCTGTAGCGCAGCCGGGTCCTGTCACCCTGCCGGGCAGGCTGAAGGCATGACGCGGCGAAGGGTGGAAAAACCAAGATTGAATCGGCGGCTACCTGCTGTACCGGCGGTTCATCCCCACGCCTGTGGGGAACGCTGGGTCGTCACGACCATGTGCGTGTTGTCGCCCGGTTCATCCCCACGCCTGTGGGGAACGCGGGGGAGCCGGGGTCGAAGGCGGGCACCCAGGCGGTTCATCCCCACGCCTGTGGGGAACGCCGTTTGAGGGCACCACGACCACAGGGGGCGCGCGGTTCATCCCCACGCCTGTGGGGAACGCTGGGTTCTGCGCTGGGTGAGGCTGCTCCCAATCGGTTCATCCTCACGCCTGTGGGGAACGCTCATAGAGGCCGCCCAGGACGGTCTCCAGCGTCGGTTCTTCCCCACGCCTGTGGGGAACGCGGCACGCGGTATTTAGGGCCTCTGTGCTGGCCCGGTTCATCCCCACGCCTGTGGGGAACGCCGGGCCTCCGAACCGACTGCGTTCGTGCGGAACGGTTCATCCCCACGCCTGTGGGGAACGCGTGGCCAACCCCACCACCACCGTAACGGCCAACGGTTCATCCCCACGCCTGTGGGGAACGCGAACAACTCGGCCAAATCCATTAGGTAGCCGCCGGTTCATCCCCACGCCTGTGGGGAACGCCAGTTGCCCTTCGTTGATAAAAGCTATGAGAGCGGTTCATCCCCACGCCTGTGGGGAACGCAGAACGCCTCACCGCTGCCTCCAGCTCGGGTTCGGTTCATCCCCACGCCTGTGGGGAACGCCTGCACGCTGAAGCCGTCAGACTGCTGTCAGGCGGTTCATCCCCACGCCTGTGGGGAACGCGCGGTGCAGCTCGGTGATGATGAGGTGGACGGCGGTTCATCCCCACGCCTGTGGGGAACGCCAGGGTTCGGGTGTTCGGTTTCAGCATTACCACGGTTCATCCCCACGCCTGTGGGGAACGCCGGAGGCCGACCTTCCCACAATCGGGCAGAGACGGTTCATCCCCACGCCTGTGGGGAACGCGAAAGGACAGGCAGCGAGCGACCGTGAGGGAGCGGTTCATCCCCACGCCTGTGGGGAACGCGTAGCCGCCCCGAGGATGACCGCGCCACCCGTCGGTTCATCCCCACGCCTGTGGGGAACGCGAAACGGGGCGGGTCACGACTACGCAGCTGACCGGTTCATCCCCACGCCTGTGGGGAACGCGCATCGTCGGCCTGGTGGCGCTCTCGACGGAGCGGTTCATCCCCACGCCTGTGGGGAACGCCCGCAACTCTCACGGTAGCTGCCAACCATCACCGGTTCATCCCCACGCCTGCGGGGAACGCATTCATGGACAATGCACCAAAGTCCAAACCTACGGTTCATCCCCACGCCTGTGGGGAACGCAGCACGCCCCAGATGCCCAGATCGGAACTAATCGGTTCATCCCCACGCCTGTGGGGAACGCNNNNNNNNNNNNNNNNNNNNNNNNNNNNNNNNNNNNNNNNNNNNNNNNNNNNNNNNNNNNNNNNNNNNNNNNNNNNNNNNNNNNNNNNNNNNNNNNNNNNNNNNNNNNNNNNNNNNNNNNNNNNNNNNNNNNNNNNNNNNNNNNNNNNNNNNNNNNNNNNNNNNNNNNNNNNNNNNNNNNNNNNNNNNNNNNNNNNNNNNNNNNNNNNNNNNNNNNNNNNNNNNNNNNNNNNNNNNNNNNNNNNNNNNNNNNNNNNNNNNNNNNNNNNNNNNNNNNNNNNNNNNNNNNNNNNNNNNNNNNNNNNNNNNNNNNNNNNNNNNNNNNNNNNNNNNNNNNNNNNNNNNNNNNNNNNNNNNNNNNNNNNNNNNNNNNNNNNNNNNNNNNNNNNNNNNNNNNNNNNNNNNNNNNNNNNNNNNNNNNNNNNNNNNNNNNNNNNNNNNNNNNNNNNNNNNNNNNNNNNNNNNNNNNNNNNNNNNNNNNNNNNNNNNNNNNNNNNNNNNNNNNNNNNNNNNNNNNNNNNNNNNNNNNNNNNNNNNNNNNNNNNNNNNNNNNNNNNNNNNNNNNNNNNNNNNNNNNNNNNNNNNNNNNNNNNNNNNNNNNNNNNNNNNNNNNNNNNNNNNNNNNNNNNNNNNNNNNNNNNNNNNNNNNNNNNNNNNNNNNNNNNNNNNNNNNNNNNNNNNNNNNNNNNNNNNNNNNNNNNNNNNNNNNNNNNNNNNNNNNNNNNNNNNNNNNNNNNNNNNNNNNNNNNNNNNNNNNNNNNNNNNNNNNNNNNNNNNNNNNNNNNNNNNNNNNNNNNNNNNNNNNNNNNNNNNNNCGGTTCATCCCCACGCCTGTGGGGAACGCACCTTCGACGAACTGGGCATGCTGCTGAGCGGCGGTTCATCCCCACGCCTGTGGGGAACGCTACCCGCCCCGGGGCGTGATCGCGCCCACGTTCGGTTCATCCCCACGCCTGTGGGGAACGCAGTACGTCGGCGGGCGTGAGGGTCTTCATGGGCGGTTCATCCCCACGCCTGTGGGGAACGCGTACGCGTCCTGCGCGAAGCGCTGAGCGCGGGCGGTTCATCCCCACGCCTGTGGGGAACGCCCTGGAGGGCTGAGGGGGGCACGGTGTCCATGCGGTTCATCCCCACGCCTGTGGGGAACGCAGCATGAGCTGCTGGCCCGACACTTCCCCGTACGGTTCATCCCCACGCCTGTGGGGAACGCGCCGACCGGGCCGGCCAGCATCAGGTTCATCNNNNNNNNNNNNNNNNNNNNNNNNNNNNNNNNNNNNNNNNNNNNNNNNNNNNNNNNNNNNNNNNNNNNNNNNNNNNNNNNNNNNNNNNNNNNNNNNNNNNNNNNNNNNNNNNNNNNNNNNNNNNNNNNNNNNNNNNNNNNNNNNNNNNNNNNNNNNNNNNNNNNNNNNNNNNNNNNNNNNNNNNNNNNNNNNNNNNNNNNNNNNNNNNNNNNNNNNNNNNNNNNNNNNNNNNNNNNNNNNNNNNNNNNNNNNNNNNNNNNNNNNNNNNNNNNNNNNNNNNNNNNNNNNNNNNNNNNNNNNNNNNNNNNNNNNNNNNNNNNNNNNNNNNNNNNNNNNNNNNNNNNNNNNNNNNNNNNNNNNNNNNNNNNNNNNNNNNNNNNNNNNNNNNNNNNNNNNNNNNNNNNNNNNNNNNNNNNNNNNNNNNNNNNNNNNNNNNNNNNNNNNNNNNNNNNNNNNNNNNNNNNNNNNNNNNNNNNNNNNNNNNNNNNNNNGGTCGAGCTGCGTCGGTTCATCCCCACGCCTGTGGGGAACGCCCGCTCGACATCCTCGACAAGCGCGGCCTGCGCGGTTCATCCCCACGCCTGTGGGGAACGCTGGTCCGGGGTCGCTCTTGGCGTCGTGCGGGACGGTTCATCCCCACGCCTGTGGGGAACGCGTCCAGCACGTCGAAACAGCGAGTGAGCCACCCGGTTCATCCCCACGCCTGTGGGGAACGCCGCGGANNNNNNNNNNNNNNNNNNNNNNNNNNNNNNNNNNNNNNNNNNNNNNNNNNNNNNNNNNNNNNNNNNNNNNNNNNNNNNNNNNNNNNNNNNNNNNNNNNNNNNNNNNNNNNNNNNNNNNNNNNNNNNNNNNNNNNNNNNNNNNNNNNNNNNNNNNNNNNNNNNNNNNNNNNNNNNNNNNNNNNNNNNNNNNNNNNNNNNNNNNNNNNNNNNNNNNNNNNNNNNNNNNNNNNNNNNNNNNNNNNNNNNNNNNNNNNNNNNNNNNNNNNNNNNNNNNNNNNNNNNNNNNNNNNNNNNNNNNNNNNNNNNNNNNNNNNNNNNNNNNNNNNNNNNNNNNNNNNNNNNNNNNNNNNNNNNNNNNNNNNNNNNNNNNNNNNNNNNNNNNNNNNNNNNNNNNNNNNGCCGGTTCATCCCCACGCCTGTGGGGAACGCGGGCGCGTGGTTCATGCGGGCACCTCCTCGCGCGGTTCATCCCCACGCCTGTGGGGAACGCGCCCCCACGCGGCGGTTGCCCTCGCGGATGGCCGGTTCATCCCCACGCCTGTGGGGAACGCCCACGATGGGTGCGAGGGCGTCCCAAACGGGCCGGTTCATCCCCACGCCTGTGGGGAACGCCCCCGAGGCCAAGACGCACCCGTGCCTGGTGCCGGTTCATCCCCACGCCTGTGGGGAACGCCCAACGCCGGGCAATGTTAAATCCTCGCACCACGGTTCATCCCCACGCCTGTGGGGAACGCTCTGACCCCAACATCGCTATGTCGGCCAGAAACGGTTCATCCCCACGCCTGTGGGGAACGCCACGAGTCGGGCCGCCGTCGTGATCGCGTCGCCGGTTCATCCCCACGCCTGTGGGGAACGCGATCTTCATCCTCTCGGCCCCAACCCTGAGTTCGGTTCATCCCCACGCCTGTGGGGAACGCGGGAGCCCGGAAGTCCTGCAGGCCCTGAAGCGCGGTTCATCCCCACGCCTGTGGGGAACGCGTTCCAGCATCTTCGGGCCGCGCTCCGCGAACGGTTCATCCCCACGCCTGTGGGGAACGCACTCCGCGAATACGTGGCGGATCGGTGTTTGTCCCCCCGGAGGTGTCCCCGGGGGGAGCGCCTTCGCATCACAATTTGTCATCGTCCTCAGGAGGGTCGTACTCCCCCTGCAATTCTGAATGACGGGCGTTGCGAACGGCAACGAGTTGGAAGCCGTCGAGGGTGACGAGGGTGCGGTGGGGGTCGCCGTGCATCCGGATGGTGAAGCCTTGCTCGTTGTTCGCGCGGTACAACTGGGTGCAGCGCCCGGTCCGGACGTGTTGCACGACCTTGTCCCAGAGGAGGTCGCGGACGAGGGCGGTGGCGTTGCCGACGTACACACCGGGTTGAACTTCGATCAGCCAGCGGCTGAGTTCACCCCGGAGGCTGGAGGGCACGGCTTCGAGGGTCATGACGATCATGCGTGGTTGATGCCCCCCCGCACGTCGCCCTCAGGGTCCCAGAGGTCGCCCGGGGCGGTGGGATCGGGGTCCTCTGAATTGCCGCCGAGGAGATGGTGGAGGTCGGCGGCCATGCGTTCGAGGAGGCGCAGGTTGGTCATGTGGTCGCGCAGGCCGGTACGGACGCGGCGTTCAAGGTCGTCACCGGGGGTGGCAGCCTCGCGGAAGGCGATGGGGAGGACGACCTCGATCTTGTAGAGGTCGGCGAGGTCGTACACGAAGGACAGCATCTTGCCGGTGTGGATGAAGCCGAGGGCGGGGCTGTACCCGGTGGCGAGGATGGCGGCGTGGGCGAGGCCGTACACGCAGGCGTTTCCGGCGCTGAGGGCTTTGTTGAGGGGCGTAGCGCGGCCCCAGTCGCTTTGTTTGTACTGGCGCTGCTCCCACCGCACCCCGTAGGCGTGGCTATAGCGGGCGTAGGCGTCTCGGACGCGCGCCCCCTCGTGGCCGCGGATCTGGGCGAGGGTGAGCCCCTCGGGGAGGCCCTGGGGGAAGCGCAGGGTGTACATCTGCCGGACGACGTTCAGGCGGGTGGTGGGGTTGGCCCACAGGCGGGCCTGTTGCTGGAGGCGCAGGGCGCTGCGGGTCTCGCCGATGCCGCTGGCGTAGAGGCGCACCCCGCCCTCCCCGACCCACAGCAGGGAGCAGCCGGTGTCGGAGAGGGCTTTGACGGCCTCATGGCTGACGCTGCAGCCGGGGCCGAGGAGGAGAACGCTGAGGCTGGCGGCGGGAAGAGTGAGCATGCCTTCGGGGTGGTACGCGCGGACGCCACGCCCGTCCTGCTCGAGCCGGGTGTGTTCGAGGTACAGGTAGGTGGTGCCGTCGCGGAATTTGGGGAGTTCACGAAGGTTCTGCCGGTGCCAGATGATGCTGCTCCCGGTCACGGCGCGAGGCTGAGGAGGCCGCAGCCTAGGCTCTTGGCGTGCCCCAGGCCCTCCCGGATCGACTGGCCCAGGGCTTCAGGGTTCATGACCTGGAGCGCTCCGTCGAAGGTCACGGTGTGCAGGGTGATGAGTTGCCGGCCCTTGCGCGTGCGGATGCGGCCGGCGCGGATAATGTCCGCGCCGAGGAGATTGAAACCCGCCCGGCCGCCCTGGCGGTCCAGCCACTCGAGTTGTTCTTCGGGCCGGTGCAGGCCATGGCGGGCGCTGTGGCCCTGCTCGTCGCGCCTCCGGACGGTGACGTTTGCGTGGAGCCGGAAATGAAGCACGCGGCCCGGCATGAGGGCGGGCGTGAGATCGAGGGTGCGGACGTCCCAGCCCTGCAGGTAGCCCTCGTCCCGGGCGTTCAGGGCGCCCCAGTCGGGCGGGGTGACGCTCTGCACGAGCAGGGTGGGGGTGGGCTGGTCGGTGTGGGGGTCACGGGTAGTGTCCTGCCGCCAGAGCAGGCGCTCACCGTCGGGGAGGGGCGTGTCGGGGTGCCCGGCACCGGGGAAGGCCCAGCGGAGCGTCTGGTGCAGGGCGTAGGGGCTGCCCAGGTCGCGGGAGGCGTGCCGGTGCCGGTCGTTGAGGAACAATCGCGATAGGTGTAGGGGGGTGGTGACGGTCGTCACGCGGGAACCTCCGGGGCGGGGTGCAGGCGCGGGAGGGGCTCAGCCCACTGCAGGACGTCCCGCAGGGCGTAGCGGCGTTCACTGAAGGGGGCGACCGGGTCGTCGCGTCGCTCGCCGGGTGTGGCGTGAGGCGGTGGGGCGGGAACCTCCCGGACGTCCAGCACGAGGCGGTACGGGGCGGCGTCCTCTTCCGGGCGGCGCAGGGTGGGCGCGTGCCGGAGGGCGTCCAGCAGCTCGGTGTCCCGCAGGGCGTCCGGTTGCCACAGTGGGGTGGAGGGGACGAACGCCTTGCGGCCCAGGCTGAGCGGCCAGTAGGGGTTGCGCAGGGCGGCGTGCAGGTCGCGCAGCAGGGCCGGGTCGCCGTGCAGGGCTGCCCAGAACGCCGCGTCAGACAGGTAGGCCCGGCGCGTGAGGCTGGTGCCCGTGCCCCGCTGCCCCGGGTACAGTTGCGCGGTGTGGTAGTCGTGCATCAGGAGGCCCGGGCGATCCACGCGGACGCCGAAGGCCAGGGCGCTCAGGTGCGTGACCGGCGCGGCCCGGTCGATGCCCAGTGCGGCGGCACACAAGCCCAGGACACCGCTCTTGCTGGGTTCCGCTTCCGTGTCGCGGTCGTCGAAGCGGCTGCGGGTGCCCCAGGACTGCAGGGGGCCAGCCAGGGGAATCAGGAGGGTGTTCACCCCCGCGCTGCCTTCAAGGTCCCCAGGATGGCCTGGGCGTCCGTGACCGTCGCGTCGATCAGGGCCTTCACGCTAGGGAGGGCGTCGCCGAGAGGCGCGAACGCCTGCTCATCCACGACGTTGACGTACCGGGAACGGCCCTCGTCCCCGAAGATGCCGTCCTGCCGCTCCTTCTCGCGGCTCAGGGCGTCCATGCTGGGCCGCATGAATCCCTCCTGTTCCCGCACAGCCTTCTCGAACGCGTTGGCGAGGTTGCGGGGCGAGGCGTTCTCCCGCACGACCTGCACCATCAGGCCGGGCGCGTTGTGCGCCGCGAAGGTGTTCTGCTTCCCGGTGGGCGCGGAATAGATGCTCGCCTCCAGGAACGCCCGCAGGCCCCGCGCGGCGAGGTCCACGTCCCCGCCCAGGTTCTCCAGCAGCTTCTGCAGGTCCACGCAGGCGTAGCGGTAGTACGTCGCGCTCCCGAACTCCACGGTGCCGAGCATGTCGGCCCCGGCGGTGTCGGTGGGCTTCAGGTCATCCACAGCGGTGTAGAAGTCGAACTCCCGGCCCCGCATGGCGTGCGTGCTGAGGGCGTGCGCCACCTGCGCCGCCGCGTCCGCATTCTTCTCGGGTAAGTTGGCGAGCATCCTTCCAAACAGTGCCACGTCCACCGCGTTGCCACCGTTTGCATTTTCGATTAGGCAATCTTCCAGATCAGCCTTACTGGTCTTCGCT from Deinococcus apachensis DSM 19763 includes the following:
- the cas1e gene encoding type I-E CRISPR-associated endonuclease Cas1e, which translates into the protein MTGSSIIWHRQNLRELPKFRDGTTYLYLEHTRLEQDGRGVRAYHPEGMLTLPAASLSVLLLGPGCSVSHEAVKALSDTGCSLLWVGEGGVRLYASGIGETRSALRLQQQARLWANPTTRLNVVRQMYTLRFPQGLPEGLTLAQIRGHEGARVRDAYARYSHAYGVRWEQRQYKQSDWGRATPLNKALSAGNACVYGLAHAAILATGYSPALGFIHTGKMLSFVYDLADLYKIEVVLPIAFREAATPGDDLERRVRTGLRDHMTNLRLLERMAADLHHLLGGNSEDPDPTAPGDLWDPEGDVRGGINHA
- the cas7e gene encoding type I-E CRISPR-associated protein Cas7/Cse4/CasC gives rise to the protein MKALLELHYLQNFAPSNLNRDDTGSPKDAYFGGTRRARVSSQSFKRAMRMDFRTRGTVHPDQLGERTKRAHEHIANRLIELGRDMAQAKRAAENALQTMGTQKQIKITKESKTEYLAFLGRQELENLAQYIHREFDVFSADKYKPAKTSKADLEDCLIENANGGNAVDVALFGRMLANLPEKNADAAAQVAHALSTHAMRGREFDFYTAVDDLKPTDTAGADMLGTVEFGSATYYRYACVDLQKLLENLGGDVDLAARGLRAFLEASIYSAPTGKQNTFAAHNAPGLMVQVVRENASPRNLANAFEKAVREQEGFMRPSMDALSREKERQDGIFGDEGRSRYVNVVDEQAFAPLGDALPSVKALIDATVTDAQAILGTLKAARG
- the cas6e gene encoding type I-E CRISPR-associated protein Cas6/Cse3/CasE — translated: MTTVTTPLHLSRLFLNDRHRHASRDLGSPYALHQTLRWAFPGAGHPDTPLPDGERLLWRQDTTRDPHTDQPTPTLLVQSVTPPDWGALNARDEGYLQGWDVRTLDLTPALMPGRVLHFRLHANVTVRRRDEQGHSARHGLHRPEEQLEWLDRQGGRAGFNLLGADIIRAGRIRTRKGRQLITLHTVTFDGALQVMNPEALGQSIREGLGHAKSLGCGLLSLAP
- the cas5e gene encoding type I-E CRISPR-associated protein Cas5/CasD, whose protein sequence is MNTLLIPLAGPLQSWGTRSRFDDRDTEAEPSKSGVLGLCAAALGIDRAAPVTHLSALAFGVRVDRPGLLMHDYHTAQLYPGQRGTGTSLTRRAYLSDAAFWAALHGDPALLRDLHAALRNPYWPLSLGRKAFVPSTPLWQPDALRDTELLDALRHAPTLRRPEEDAAPYRLVLDVREVPAPPPHATPGERRDDPVAPFSERRYALRDVLQWAEPLPRLHPAPEVPA
- the cas2e gene encoding type I-E CRISPR-associated endoribonuclease Cas2e; protein product: MIVMTLEAVPSSLRGELSRWLIEVQPGVYVGNATALVRDLLWDKVVQHVRTGRCTQLYRANNEQGFTIRMHGDPHRTLVTLDGFQLVAVRNARHSELQGEYDPPEDDDKL